A window of Methanolobus sediminis contains these coding sequences:
- a CDS encoding metallophosphoesterase has protein sequence MIGIMSDSHDNMDAIRAAVELFNKKKVKTVLHAGDIISPFTASAFSKLDAQLFFVFGNNDGDRLLLKQKFDEIGAECCGDFGDLEIDGKRIALIHGIYEPPVDAMAESGDFDIVVRGHTHHAGVTKINETLLINPGETAGVLTGKRTVALLDPELGVEIVEI, from the coding sequence ATGATAGGGATAATGTCAGACTCACATGACAACATGGATGCTATAAGGGCTGCTGTGGAATTATTCAATAAGAAGAAAGTAAAAACTGTTCTTCATGCCGGTGACATAATTTCACCTTTTACGGCATCTGCTTTCAGCAAACTGGATGCCCAGCTGTTTTTTGTTTTCGGGAACAATGACGGTGACAGGTTACTCTTAAAACAGAAATTCGATGAAATCGGTGCTGAGTGCTGTGGTGACTTTGGCGATCTGGAAATAGACGGGAAAAGAATTGCACTTATCCATGGAATATACGAACCACCGGTTGATGCCATGGCAGAATCAGGAGACTTTGACATAGTTGTCAGAGGGCATACGCATCACGCAGGTGTGACAAAAATTAACGAAACACTGCTTATAAATCCGGGCGAAACAGCCGGAGTACTCACCGGAAAAAGGACAGTTGCACTCCTTGACCCTGAACTTGGAGTGGAAATAGTAGAGATCTGA
- a CDS encoding symporter small accessory protein, protein MLGITDPQIWIAYILCFVSAIGCIIYGILHWNDDEEDDN, encoded by the coding sequence ATGTTGGGAATAACAGACCCACAAATATGGATTGCATATATTTTATGTTTTGTAAGTGCTATCGGATGTATCATCTATGGTATTTTACATTGGAACGACGATGAAGAGGATGATAACTGA
- a CDS encoding 4Fe-4S binding protein codes for MVFVAVYEKKCTGCGSCVDACQNGILELKDGICFPAGMKSCKYCMTCVHACDFDAIKVFP; via the coding sequence ATGGTATTTGTTGCAGTTTATGAGAAAAAATGTACAGGCTGCGGATCATGTGTTGATGCGTGCCAGAACGGTATCCTTGAGCTAAAGGATGGAATATGTTTCCCGGCAGGGATGAAGTCATGTAAATATTGCATGACTTGTGTTCATGCCTGTGATTTTGACGCTATAAAAGTGTTCCCTTGA
- a CDS encoding thioredoxin family protein, which translates to MKIEILGTGCAKCDKTKRFVEEAVAKAGVDAEIVKVENMDDIIAYGVLITPAVVVDGDVKIVGRVPKVDEVIEWITQ; encoded by the coding sequence ATGAAAATAGAAATATTGGGTACAGGTTGCGCTAAATGCGACAAGACAAAGAGGTTCGTTGAAGAAGCAGTTGCCAAGGCAGGTGTTGATGCTGAGATAGTAAAGGTCGAGAACATGGATGACATAATTGCATACGGCGTTCTCATAACTCCTGCTGTTGTTGTTGATGGCGATGTGAAGATAGTTGGCAGAGTACCAAAGGTAGACGAGGTTATTGAATGGATAACACAGTAA
- a CDS encoding type 1 glutamine amidotransferase, with protein MSLLIVKNITREGPGILEKILKENDIDFHIADLDAGDKVLEPDNYSAVIVCGGPDSANDKTRKMEQELAMIKKAIELEIPYLGICLGMQTLAKSQGAVVRKNDVREIGFRDKDGEYYSVNIEDKWINDPLFKDLGNLVKIFHLHGETVDLSDNIELLATGKYCKNQIIKVGSNAYGIQGHFELTPEMFEVWLDNDPELMELDKTMLLEDFDELAEEYRNNGYTFFSNFLKIAGLL; from the coding sequence ATGAGTCTGCTTATTGTTAAGAACATCACCAGGGAAGGACCCGGGATACTGGAAAAAATACTGAAGGAAAACGACATTGATTTCCATATTGCAGACCTTGATGCAGGAGACAAAGTTCTGGAGCCTGACAATTACTCTGCAGTTATCGTCTGTGGCGGACCTGACAGTGCCAATGACAAAACCCGAAAGATGGAACAAGAACTTGCAATGATAAAAAAGGCAATCGAACTTGAAATTCCTTATCTTGGGATATGTCTTGGAATGCAGACACTTGCTAAATCCCAGGGTGCTGTTGTTCGCAAAAACGACGTAAGGGAAATAGGATTCAGAGATAAGGATGGAGAATATTATTCAGTTAATATTGAAGATAAATGGATAAATGATCCTCTGTTCAAAGATCTTGGAAATCTCGTAAAGATATTCCATCTGCACGGTGAAACTGTGGATCTGAGTGATAATATTGAACTGCTGGCTACTGGAAAATACTGCAAAAACCAGATAATCAAAGTAGGTAGCAATGCTTATGGGATTCAGGGTCATTTTGAGCTTACACCTGAAATGTTTGAAGTCTGGCTGGATAACGACCCTGAACTTATGGAACTTGACAAGACCATGCTTTTAGAGGATTTTGATGAGCTTGCTGAGGAATACAGGAACAATGGTTACACATTTTTCAGCAATTTCCTTAAAATAGCAGGCTTACTCTGA
- a CDS encoding class I SAM-dependent methyltransferase, translated as MSLKAIGKVSNFADEKTMQLLALWKESVSIVELDETDAETMVYEDYTHYIVVHDPLGMKFPEKRDEWNKRFCKTAGVSVVELIKVNGKQIYFKGLFAMDHASVYGIVPYTSFDNPDADFPPAEMEILKKQTMEVAMPQANGKTILDVGCGVGSLTLQMARMNPKSQVMGIDLLDKTMEQCRLNAIAYDIKNAEFEAESVYELPFDDESYETVTCFFMLHHLDDIPKALSEVKRVVSKNGIVLAVEPLEHHHGTERGIQDWVNHFEKAGFLVETQQISRAVFIKAKVNC; from the coding sequence ATGTCACTGAAAGCCATTGGAAAAGTATCTAATTTTGCAGATGAAAAAACAATGCAGTTACTTGCTCTCTGGAAAGAGAGTGTCAGTATTGTTGAGCTTGATGAAACAGATGCAGAAACTATGGTTTATGAAGACTATACTCACTACATAGTTGTCCATGACCCTCTAGGCATGAAATTCCCGGAAAAGAGAGATGAATGGAACAAGAGATTCTGTAAGACGGCAGGTGTATCCGTTGTCGAGCTTATAAAGGTCAATGGAAAACAGATCTATTTCAAAGGTCTTTTTGCTATGGATCATGCTTCTGTTTATGGAATTGTTCCTTACACATCATTTGATAATCCGGATGCTGATTTCCCACCAGCAGAAATGGAGATACTGAAGAAGCAGACAATGGAAGTTGCAATGCCACAGGCCAACGGTAAAACTATACTTGATGTTGGATGTGGTGTCGGAAGCCTTACATTACAGATGGCAAGGATGAATCCGAAGTCACAGGTCATGGGAATAGACCTTCTTGATAAGACAATGGAACAATGCCGCCTGAACGCTATCGCATATGATATTAAAAATGCGGAGTTCGAGGCTGAAAGTGTTTATGAGCTTCCTTTTGATGATGAAAGCTATGAGACTGTTACATGCTTCTTTATGCTGCACCACCTTGATGATATTCCAAAAGCCCTCTCTGAAGTAAAGAGAGTTGTTTCAAAGAACGGTATCGTACTGGCAGTTGAACCACTGGAGCACCACCATGGAACTGAAAGAGGTATTCAGGACTGGGTAAACCACTTTGAGAAGGCAGGTTTTTTAGTTGAGACACAGCAGATAAGCAGAGCCGTTTTTATAAAGGCAAAAGTCAACTGTTGA
- a CDS encoding metallophosphoesterase family protein produces MLLISDIHGNKEALDAVMSVPHDLVVCLGDLADYGPSPSECIDFIMENNIETVLGNHDAAVGSRIECGCGYKYKHLSVATRDYTWEVTSERQMDFLRHLPFSIQKEINGLKLYFTHGSPRSNYEYMRPETPDDEIKEMICGIDTDVLFIGHSHQPFVRKFRDMLIVNPGSVGQPRDGDSKVSCAVFDTASGEAEIIRLDYDIEKTCRNIKESMPHPEELITILKRGY; encoded by the coding sequence ATGTTACTTATATCAGACATTCACGGAAATAAGGAAGCTCTTGATGCCGTAATGTCTGTTCCTCATGATCTGGTAGTTTGCCTTGGTGACCTTGCAGATTACGGTCCCTCTCCATCCGAGTGTATTGATTTTATCATGGAGAATAATATCGAAACCGTTCTTGGAAATCACGATGCTGCCGTAGGTTCACGTATAGAATGTGGCTGCGGATACAAGTACAAGCATCTTTCAGTTGCAACCCGTGATTACACATGGGAAGTGACATCTGAAAGGCAGATGGATTTTTTACGTCATCTCCCATTCAGCATCCAGAAGGAGATTAATGGCTTAAAACTTTATTTCACACATGGAAGCCCAAGGTCAAATTATGAGTACATGAGACCGGAAACTCCCGATGACGAAATTAAAGAAATGATCTGTGGAATTGATACCGACGTTCTTTTTATTGGTCATTCACATCAGCCGTTTGTCAGAAAGTTCAGGGATATGTTGATAGTAAATCCTGGTTCAGTAGGGCAGCCAAGGGATGGAGACTCTAAAGTCAGTTGTGCAGTGTTTGACACTGCATCAGGTGAAGCTGAAATTATCCGACTTGATTATGATATTGAAAAAACATGCCGCAATATTAAAGAATCTATGCCTCACCCTGAGGAACTGATAACTATATTAAAGAGAGGGTACTGA
- a CDS encoding PGF-pre-PGF domain-containing protein, with translation MMRVQQACRYDSKKPLFFFIIVSTILLSILTFPVSASSVVSIEQTTQEVQAGENFEIEIIITPSTAVAGAQLDLIFDSSMVTVNNVEEGDFFDRNNAMSIFIPGTVDNQQGIASGLFAVTLGQTVVESSGTFAHITLTAGNQSGESTIILSNVILSDANGNAIPTSIENAQVTITGNSITGSTEEASASSSGGGGGGGGDTGENTENIELKEVNKLYIIGNTAVTYTFDENNNPVKAISYTSLKSAGFISSTIEVLKDVSTMVPQKPDGLIYRNMNIWIGNAGYATENNMEDMKISFAVPKSWIQVNGVKTTDIRLNRYHDENWQVLDTKINGEDNDFYFFEAKTPGFSPFAITANVTSKNVTENEQVNAASSYDDNDPDGQIEEVDVEEVSDSTSTYIKEKASSAKLSQNSILLSFVSISFVVLLRHREKL, from the coding sequence ATGATGAGGGTACAACAAGCTTGCAGATATGACTCTAAAAAGCCACTATTTTTTTTCATAATCGTTTCAACAATACTTCTAAGCATCCTTACTTTTCCTGTATCTGCATCCTCAGTTGTAAGTATAGAGCAGACAACACAGGAAGTACAGGCTGGTGAGAATTTTGAGATAGAAATCATTATAACACCTTCCACCGCAGTTGCAGGTGCGCAGCTTGACCTGATTTTTGACAGTAGTATGGTAACAGTAAATAATGTTGAGGAAGGAGACTTCTTTGACAGGAATAATGCGATGTCTATTTTCATCCCGGGTACCGTTGATAACCAGCAGGGAATTGCCAGCGGACTATTTGCAGTCACTTTGGGACAGACTGTGGTAGAATCTTCCGGAACCTTCGCACATATTACGTTAACAGCAGGTAACCAGTCAGGAGAAAGCACCATCATTCTCTCAAATGTAATATTAAGTGATGCAAACGGGAATGCGATTCCCACTAGCATTGAAAATGCACAGGTCACTATTACAGGAAATTCAATAACAGGTTCCACAGAAGAAGCATCAGCAAGTTCATCTGGCGGAGGAGGCGGTGGCGGTGGAGACACTGGAGAGAACACTGAAAACATCGAACTCAAGGAAGTCAACAAATTATACATCATAGGAAACACTGCTGTTACTTACACTTTTGATGAAAACAATAATCCGGTAAAAGCCATCAGTTATACTTCACTAAAAAGTGCTGGCTTTATCAGCAGTACAATTGAAGTCCTGAAAGATGTTTCTACAATGGTCCCTCAAAAACCTGATGGACTTATTTACAGAAATATGAATATCTGGATCGGAAACGCAGGATACGCAACTGAAAACAATATGGAAGATATGAAAATATCCTTTGCGGTGCCTAAAAGCTGGATTCAGGTCAATGGTGTTAAAACTACGGACATCCGCTTAAACCGCTACCATGATGAAAACTGGCAGGTGCTTGATACCAAAATTAACGGGGAGGATAATGATTTTTATTTTTTTGAAGCAAAAACTCCTGGGTTTTCTCCTTTTGCAATTACAGCAAATGTAACAAGCAAAAATGTAACAGAAAACGAACAGGTCAATGCAGCTTCATCTTACGATGACAACGACCCTGACGGGCAAATTGAAGAGGTTGATGTAGAAGAAGTTTCAGATTCCACATCTACTTACATTAAAGAGAAAGCAAGTTCTGCAAAACTATCGCAAAATAGTATTTTATTAAGTTTTGTTTCAATATCATTTGTAGTTCTTCTTAGACATAGAGAAAAATTGTAA
- a CDS encoding GNAT family N-acetyltransferase, translated as MRIPQRLETGRLVIRRYTEDDLEELHQFLNNKDVIGLTDMPSNTSQEETEAFLQMLLKSYYSEEPVAAMAICLKENGKVIGSCGFAAVEFSKNTQIYYALKPDFRNNGYATEAMEKLIEYMILVFDIDRICIYCPPDNIASMNLAKRIGMEQHGTIHVKNMDFKYFLLTREMYLNSN; from the coding sequence ATGAGAATTCCCCAGAGGCTGGAAACCGGTCGTCTCGTCATTCGAAGATACACGGAAGATGATCTGGAAGAGTTACATCAATTCCTGAATAATAAGGATGTTATCGGTTTAACCGACATGCCATCGAATACGAGTCAGGAAGAAACAGAAGCTTTTCTCCAAATGCTCCTAAAGTCATATTATAGCGAGGAACCAGTAGCTGCAATGGCGATCTGCCTGAAGGAAAACGGAAAGGTGATCGGTTCCTGTGGATTTGCTGCAGTAGAATTCTCAAAGAACACACAGATATATTATGCACTTAAACCGGATTTCAGGAACAATGGATATGCTACCGAAGCCATGGAAAAATTGATTGAATACATGATACTTGTTTTTGATATTGACAGGATCTGCATTTATTGTCCTCCTGATAATATTGCATCCATGAACCTTGCAAAAAGAATCGGCATGGAACAGCATGGCACTATTCACGTAAAAAACATGGATTTCAAATATTTTTTACTGACACGGGAAATGTACCTTAACAGTAATTAG
- a CDS encoding putative zinc-binding protein, with protein MDNTVIPMSEKAKCSCGASIIGIFPCAGASNVGQLSNAIAVELHKEGVGNMMCTVGVGGKVSGLVKSAEGCESIIVIDGCPLNCAKATMDEAGIPIGKHILLTEMDIKKNKELDLDPAQVEEVLSKVKEML; from the coding sequence ATGGATAACACAGTAATACCTATGTCTGAGAAGGCAAAATGCTCATGTGGTGCTTCCATTATAGGAATCTTCCCATGCGCAGGTGCATCCAATGTTGGTCAGTTAAGCAATGCTATTGCAGTTGAATTACACAAGGAGGGTGTCGGTAACATGATGTGCACCGTAGGTGTCGGTGGCAAGGTTTCCGGTCTGGTTAAATCTGCAGAAGGTTGCGAATCTATTATTGTTATCGATGGGTGTCCTCTCAATTGTGCAAAGGCAACCATGGATGAAGCAGGCATTCCAATAGGAAAACACATACTGCTCACTGAAATGGATATCAAAAAGAACAAGGAACTTGACCTTGACCCTGCACAGGTAGAGGAAGTCCTGTCAAAGGTGAAGGAGATGCTTTAA
- a CDS encoding permease — MTSYIIDLAYIGIASVKEYLALHVLLCLIPAFFLAGAIASLFSKESVLKFFGADAPKYVSYSVAAISGCLLAVCSCTVLPLFAGIYKRGAGIGPATTFLFSAPAINVLAIVYTAKILGYDLGVARAVIAILLSVFIGLVMSFLYERKDVEKKGIKTFGDEKHAHTVWLFLLLLAILVTPEILPTWNPMLFVEIPLILITVYVSLKWFDRDELESWMGETWFLVKQITPLLLIGVFFAGIIVELLPAEYVVKYVGGSTVSSYIIASVAAALMYFSTLTEVPIISALTILGMGKGPALSMLLAGPALSLPNMIVINRIMGFQKGMTYISLVVVVAAIAGYVFGMYIF, encoded by the coding sequence ATGACCTCTTACATCATAGATCTCGCTTATATTGGTATTGCATCGGTCAAGGAGTATCTGGCACTGCACGTACTTCTTTGTCTGATCCCTGCCTTTTTCCTGGCAGGTGCGATAGCTTCACTCTTCTCGAAAGAGTCTGTCCTGAAATTCTTCGGGGCCGACGCACCAAAATATGTTTCCTATTCGGTTGCCGCCATTTCCGGTTGTCTTCTTGCCGTGTGTAGTTGCACGGTCCTGCCACTTTTTGCAGGTATATATAAGAGAGGCGCCGGAATTGGGCCGGCCACCACGTTCCTGTTCTCAGCTCCTGCCATCAATGTACTGGCAATTGTCTATACTGCAAAGATACTCGGATACGACCTTGGTGTTGCAAGAGCTGTCATTGCAATTCTGCTTTCAGTTTTCATCGGTCTTGTAATGTCTTTCCTATACGAAAGAAAGGATGTCGAGAAAAAAGGCATCAAGACATTCGGTGACGAAAAGCATGCTCATACAGTCTGGCTTTTCCTTTTGCTGCTTGCAATCCTTGTAACACCGGAAATCCTGCCAACATGGAATCCAATGCTCTTTGTGGAAATCCCATTGATACTTATTACAGTATATGTATCTCTGAAATGGTTTGACAGGGATGAACTCGAAAGCTGGATGGGAGAAACCTGGTTCCTTGTAAAGCAGATAACTCCGCTCCTGCTTATCGGTGTGTTCTTTGCGGGTATCATTGTAGAGCTTCTCCCGGCAGAATATGTTGTGAAATACGTAGGTGGCAGCACCGTAAGTTCCTACATAATTGCCTCAGTTGCTGCAGCTCTTATGTATTTCTCCACACTGACAGAAGTTCCTATCATAAGTGCACTTACTATTCTTGGAATGGGAAAAGGTCCTGCTCTGTCAATGCTGCTTGCAGGCCCGGCACTGAGTCTTCCGAATATGATAGTAATAAACAGGATTATGGGTTTCCAGAAAGGAATGACCTATATATCTCTGGTAGTTGTAGTAGCGGCAATAGCAGGATACGTGTTTGGAATGTATATTTTTTAA